A genome region from Sceloporus undulatus isolate JIND9_A2432 ecotype Alabama chromosome 1, SceUnd_v1.1, whole genome shotgun sequence includes the following:
- the LOC121915671 gene encoding ferritin heavy chain: protein MASSPSQVRQNYHQDCEAAINRQINLELYASYVYLSMSYYFDRDDVALKNFAKYFLHQSHEEREHAEKLMKLQNNRGGRIFLQDIKKPDRDDWESGLTAMECALHLEKNVNQSLLDLHKLATEKNDPHLCDFIETHYLDEQVKSIKELGDHVTNLRKMGAPKSGMAEYLFDKHTLGESDNEN, encoded by the exons AtggcctcctctccttcccaggtGCGCCAGAACTACCACCAGGACTGCGAAGCCGCCATCAACAGGCAGATCAACCTGGAGCTCTACGCCTCCTACGTGTATCTCAGCATG TCCTACTATTTTGACCGTGATGATGTGGCCCTAAAGAACTTCGCCAAGTACTTCCTGCATCAGTCCCATGAGGAGCGTGAGCATGCAGAGAAGCTTATGAAACTGCAGAACAATAGGGGTGGTCGCATTTTCCTTCAGGACATCAAG AAACCAGATCGTGATGATTGGGAAAGTGGCCTGACAGCAATGGAATGCGCTTTACACTTGGAAAAGAATGTGAACCAATCACTTCTGGATCTGCACAAATTGGCAACTGAAAAAAATGACCCCCAT TTATGTGACTTCATTGAAACTCACTACCTGGATGAGCAGGTCAAATCCATCAAAGAGCTGGGTGACCATGTGACCAACTTGCGCAAGATGGGAGCACCAAAATCTGGAATGGCAGAGTACCTCTTTGACAAGCACACCCTGGGAGAAAGTGACAATGAGAATTAA